Proteins co-encoded in one Pseudomonadota bacterium genomic window:
- a CDS encoding propionyl-CoA carboxylase yields MSWQEEIDELARKRAIAQEQGGADSVARQHAKGRLTVRERVETLLDEGSFEEMGGAAGVAERDEDGALTGFTPANYVLGFGTLDGRRCIVGGEDFTLRGGSPNEAGLRKSVYAESLACQYRVPLIRLHEGGGGSVAGAGSKTVGDPPYTPPRFRSVAQALSMVPVASAALGPVAGLPASRLVASHFSVMTAESQVLVAGPAVVERALKQKNTKEELGGAAVHTRNGVVDNIAADEADALAQVRRFLSYMPQNVWQVAEPAPCDDPPSRREEDLLSIVPRNRRKLFDMRALLAMVVDSGSLFEMGRFYGRGQITALARLGGQPIGILSNDSYHLAGAMTAEGAQKARRFIDLCDSFHLPVVSFVDEPGFMIGAAAEAAGTIRYGTATVLAVASCQVPWASVIVRKSFGVAAAAHYATDAYVVSWPSAETGAVPAEGGVAVAFGRDIAASENPEARRQELEKQMMRRQSTAPRAESFSLHDMIDPRDTRPLLCAWVERVRPLLPGLAGPRGFMYRP; encoded by the coding sequence ATGGGTGGCGCCGCAGGCGTTGCCGAGCGCGATGAAGACGGCGCGTTAACCGGCTTCACGCCGGCAAACTACGTGCTTGGCTTCGGCACGCTCGATGGCCGGCGCTGCATTGTCGGTGGTGAGGATTTTACGCTTAGGGGCGGCTCGCCCAACGAAGCGGGATTGCGCAAGAGCGTCTATGCCGAAAGTCTCGCCTGCCAATACCGCGTGCCGCTCATCCGCCTGCATGAAGGTGGCGGCGGCAGTGTTGCCGGCGCCGGCTCCAAGACTGTTGGAGACCCACCTTACACGCCGCCGCGTTTCCGCTCGGTGGCACAGGCTTTGTCGATGGTGCCGGTGGCTTCAGCGGCGCTCGGCCCAGTGGCGGGCCTGCCGGCATCGCGCTTGGTCGCGTCGCATTTTTCGGTGATGACGGCGGAATCTCAGGTGCTGGTCGCCGGCCCCGCCGTCGTCGAGCGCGCGCTCAAGCAGAAAAATACCAAGGAGGAACTTGGCGGTGCCGCCGTCCATACGCGCAATGGCGTGGTCGATAATATCGCCGCGGACGAGGCCGATGCGCTGGCGCAGGTCCGCCGCTTTCTCAGCTATATGCCGCAGAATGTGTGGCAGGTCGCGGAACCGGCGCCGTGCGACGATCCGCCGTCCCGGCGCGAAGAGGATTTGCTTTCGATCGTGCCGCGCAACCGGCGCAAACTATTTGATATGCGCGCGCTCCTGGCGATGGTGGTGGACAGCGGCTCGTTGTTTGAGATGGGGCGCTTCTATGGCCGCGGCCAGATTACTGCGCTGGCACGCCTCGGCGGCCAGCCCATCGGCATCCTTTCAAATGACAGCTATCATTTGGCCGGCGCGATGACGGCGGAAGGGGCGCAGAAGGCGCGGCGCTTTATCGACCTTTGCGATAGTTTCCATTTGCCGGTCGTGAGCTTCGTCGATGAACCCGGGTTTATGATTGGCGCCGCCGCCGAAGCGGCAGGAACCATCCGTTACGGCACGGCGACGGTGCTTGCGGTAGCGAGCTGCCAAGTGCCATGGGCGTCGGTGATCGTACGCAAATCCTTCGGCGTCGCGGCGGCGGCGCATTACGCGACGGACGCCTATGTCGTCTCCTGGCCATCGGCAGAAACCGGCGCGGTGCCGGCGGAAGGTGGGGTCGCGGTGGCATTCGGCAGGGATATCGCCGCCTCCGAGAATCCCGAAGCACGGCGCCAGGAACTGGAAAAGCAAATGATGCGGCGCCAATCCACCGCGCCGCGCGCCGAATCCTTCTCGCTGCACGACATGATCGATCCGCGCGACACCAGGCCGCTCCTCTGCGCCTGGGTCGAGCGTGTGCGCCCGCTATTGCCCGGCCTGGCCGGGCCGAGAGGATTCATGTATCGCCCGTGA
- a CDS encoding RluA family pseudouridine synthase: MPNVGETLYRLRAGDERARLDKFLAAALPDISRTRLKGLIESGHVRVGGETIAEPAYRVKPGAEIELTVPEASSELAPEPQAMALDIHYEDDDLIVVDKPAGLVVHPAAGNPDRTLVNALVAHCGASLSGIGGVRRPGIVHRLDKDTSGLLVAAKNDAAHAGLSKLFAAHDLERAYLALVWGSPSPAAGKIEGNIGRSPKNRKKMAIVTRGGRTALTHYKVREHLANSCWSLVECRLETGRTHQIRVHLTAHGHTVVGDQLYGGRRRGSANALPPNAAAALEGWQRQALHAFRLAFKHPVSGEYVKFTSEPPADMQALLAAGRE; the protein is encoded by the coding sequence ATGCCGAATGTGGGAGAAACCTTATACCGCCTGCGCGCCGGAGACGAGCGCGCACGTCTCGACAAATTTCTGGCAGCCGCGCTGCCCGATATCTCACGCACGCGCCTCAAGGGATTGATCGAAAGCGGCCATGTGCGCGTCGGCGGCGAGACGATAGCCGAGCCGGCATACCGGGTCAAACCCGGGGCGGAAATCGAATTGACGGTGCCGGAAGCCAGCAGCGAACTGGCCCCAGAGCCGCAGGCGATGGCGCTCGACATTCACTATGAAGATGACGACCTGATCGTGGTTGACAAGCCGGCTGGGCTGGTTGTGCATCCGGCGGCCGGCAATCCCGACAGAACATTGGTGAACGCCTTGGTCGCCCATTGCGGCGCCAGCCTGTCCGGCATCGGCGGCGTGCGCCGGCCCGGCATTGTGCACCGACTCGACAAAGACACCAGCGGCCTTCTGGTGGCGGCCAAAAACGATGCCGCGCATGCCGGGCTCAGCAAATTATTCGCGGCGCATGATTTGGAGCGCGCCTATCTCGCCCTGGTATGGGGCTCACCCTCCCCGGCCGCCGGCAAGATCGAGGGCAATATCGGCCGTAGCCCGAAAAACCGCAAGAAAATGGCAATCGTGACGCGCGGCGGGCGCACGGCTCTCACCCATTACAAGGTGCGCGAACATTTGGCCAATAGCTGCTGGAGCTTGGTGGAATGCCGGCTCGAGACCGGCCGCACCCACCAGATCCGCGTCCATTTGACAGCGCATGGCCATACCGTGGTGGGTGACCAGCTATATGGCGGCCGGCGGCGCGGTTCGGCCAATGCGCTGCCGCCAAATGCGGCCGCTGCTCTGGAAGGTTGGCAACGCCAAGCACTGCATGCCTTTCGCCTGGCCTTCAAGCATCCGGTGAGCGGCGAATATGTAAAATTTACCAGCGAGCCGCCGGCCGACATGCAGGCACTTCTCGCGGCGGGACGGGAATAA
- a CDS encoding M67 family metallopeptidase yields MLLLKPLDLKQIADHAEADYPREACGLLLGFQRADGHIEVTQVAASKNMAAPGLNDRFEVDPELRLRLMRQARDSVPVGAEGAGRGIIGHYHSHPDGSARPSATDLAMAWEPGLVWLVTAVVAGQAVQSTAHLLSEGGTRFNDIGLDCLPAGNEA; encoded by the coding sequence ATGCTACTGCTCAAGCCTCTGGATTTGAAACAGATCGCCGATCACGCCGAGGCGGATTATCCGAGAGAGGCGTGCGGTCTGTTGCTGGGCTTTCAGCGTGCCGATGGGCATATCGAAGTGACCCAGGTGGCCGCGAGCAAAAATATGGCAGCGCCGGGGCTTAATGACCGTTTTGAGGTCGATCCCGAATTGCGCCTCCGGTTGATGCGCCAAGCGCGTGACTCGGTGCCGGTTGGCGCGGAGGGCGCGGGGCGCGGCATCATCGGCCATTATCATTCCCATCCGGACGGTAGCGCACGGCCTTCCGCTACCGATCTCGCGATGGCGTGGGAGCCGGGCCTGGTGTGGTTGGTAACTGCCGTGGTCGCCGGCCAGGCGGTGCAATCAACGGCGCATCTGCTGTCTGAAGGCGGCACCCGTTTCAACGATATCGGGCTCGACTGTTTGCCCGCCGGCAACGAGGCTTAA
- a CDS encoding beta-eliminating lyase-related protein — protein MDFRSDNVASVAEEIMDAIAAANVGTASGYGDDDISQGLHPAYSELFETEVRVFPVLTGTIANALSASVLSPPWGAIYAEADSHIAQDECGAPELFTGGAKLVALQGRDGKIPAEELRRRLANSGKGFVHSAQPAAFSITQTSEAGAVYSAQEISELSAIAKDAGLGVHMDGARFANAVAALNAGNETVSPADLTWRAGVDVLSFGATKNGALGAEAIILFRTDLAEEMMFRHKRAGQLASKMRYISAQLAAYIEDGLWLRLADHANRMCADLAAGLGALDSVRLDVFGGANELFVELPGEAVLALRQEGFKFYDWPETLAAGADRRSTIRLVTRHDTSLAEVDGMIAAVKRLAG, from the coding sequence ATGGATTTTCGCAGCGATAATGTCGCCAGCGTGGCCGAGGAAATCATGGACGCCATCGCCGCTGCCAATGTTGGCACGGCGTCAGGCTATGGTGATGACGACATCAGTCAGGGCCTGCATCCAGCCTATTCGGAGTTGTTCGAAACCGAGGTACGGGTCTTTCCGGTGCTCACCGGCACTATAGCCAATGCGCTCTCGGCCTCGGTGTTGAGCCCGCCTTGGGGCGCGATTTATGCCGAAGCCGATTCGCATATCGCCCAAGACGAATGCGGCGCGCCAGAATTGTTCACCGGCGGTGCCAAATTGGTCGCGCTCCAAGGCCGGGATGGCAAAATTCCCGCGGAGGAGTTGCGCCGGCGTTTAGCAAATTCGGGCAAGGGCTTCGTCCATTCGGCCCAGCCGGCGGCGTTCAGCATTACCCAGACCAGCGAAGCTGGCGCGGTCTATTCCGCCCAGGAAATTTCTGAACTCAGCGCTATCGCCAAGGATGCCGGTCTCGGCGTGCATATGGACGGTGCGCGGTTCGCCAATGCGGTGGCGGCGTTGAACGCCGGCAACGAGACCGTTAGCCCTGCCGATCTGACCTGGCGCGCCGGCGTCGACGTGCTGTCTTTTGGCGCCACCAAGAACGGCGCGCTTGGCGCCGAGGCGATTATTCTGTTCCGCACCGATCTGGCCGAGGAAATGATGTTCCGCCACAAGCGGGCCGGGCAGTTGGCGTCCAAGATGCGCTATATCTCGGCCCAGCTGGCGGCCTATATCGAAGACGGGTTATGGCTTCGTCTGGCGGATCACGCCAACCGCATGTGTGCCGACTTGGCCGCAGGGTTGGGTGCCCTCGACAGTGTTCGGCTGGACGTATTCGGCGGCGCCAACGAACTGTTCGTGGAACTGCCTGGTGAGGCGGTGTTGGCACTCCGGCAAGAAGGTTTCAAATTCTACGATTGGCCTGAAACCCTTGCCGCCGGGGCGGACCGGCGCAGCACCATCCGCCTCGTCACCCGCCATGACACCAGCCTGGCCGAAGTGGACGGTATGATTGCCGCGGTGAAGCGCCTGGCTGGTTAG
- a CDS encoding deaminase: MTRPDKWDLRLLGLAKHVAQWSKDPSTQVGAVIADKKHRVLSLGFNGFARGVSDLAERLENREVKYDMIIHAERNALLFANASVDGASVYVWPLLPCAQCAATLIQAGVAEVIAPAADAERAERWAAQIKLARTMFAEAGVGVVELEDFSGD, encoded by the coding sequence ATGACACGGCCCGATAAATGGGATTTGCGGTTGCTCGGCTTGGCCAAGCATGTGGCGCAATGGTCGAAAGATCCGTCAACCCAGGTCGGCGCGGTGATTGCCGACAAAAAGCATCGGGTGCTGTCACTCGGCTTTAACGGATTTGCTCGCGGGGTGAGCGATCTGGCCGAGCGTTTGGAAAACCGTGAGGTCAAATATGACATGATCATCCATGCCGAACGCAATGCGCTGCTGTTCGCCAATGCGTCGGTGGATGGCGCCAGCGTCTATGTCTGGCCGCTGCTGCCCTGCGCGCAATGCGCCGCCACATTGATTCAGGCCGGCGTCGCTGAGGTGATTGCGCCCGCCGCCGATGCTGAACGCGCCGAGCGCTGGGCGGCGCAGATCAAACTCGCCCGCACCATGTTCGCGGAAGCCGGTGTTGGCGTTGTTGAACTTGAGGATTTTTCGGGCGACTAA
- a CDS encoding c-type cytochrome, whose protein sequence is MRNWGAKTRAAVFAALLMLLLAPGVALSQSVDDKMLRAVIASHGQTPLESPPFVIDAKYILGQALFFDPVLSGAREVACATCHLPIRGTSNAQPLAVGVDGERLGEHRLAGGRGNETPRNSPDVWNRGHPAVTNMFWDGRVEFDDDAIREARSYDKDDTTIYFASPMGDRFPDGVENLLAAQALFPIAGVDEMLGRPGDHSDRDLPDDHAELPNELAQAGAGASGPVQQKRVQEALVTRLIAPRLSETVRDEDGELELKEWQKEYRRLARAAYPDTSLDGLSIVELVNAIGHFEKIAFATRHTPWDEYLLGDDLAISNGAKAGALVFFGKGKCAACHSGPLFSDFEFHSLAVRQIGPGKNISSDDLGRFHVTEDKRDLYKFRTPPLRNVTLSAPYFHDGVATTLHAAIRHHNDPLNLADAENADGTHSWNRGKRSSVSYILASGLKLTEAEIDDLIAFLKTLEDGLADRMPDIVPARVPSGLPVAALYNRE, encoded by the coding sequence ATGAGAAATTGGGGCGCGAAAACCCGCGCGGCGGTATTTGCCGCTTTGCTCATGCTGCTGCTCGCGCCGGGTGTTGCGCTGTCGCAATCGGTCGACGACAAAATGCTGCGCGCTGTGATCGCGTCGCACGGGCAAACGCCGCTCGAAAGTCCGCCTTTCGTCATCGACGCCAAATACATCTTGGGCCAGGCGCTTTTTTTCGACCCCGTCCTCAGTGGTGCGCGCGAAGTCGCCTGCGCCACCTGCCATCTGCCAATTCGCGGCACCTCGAACGCGCAACCGCTTGCGGTCGGCGTCGATGGCGAGCGGCTCGGCGAACATCGTCTGGCTGGCGGACGCGGCAACGAAACACCGCGCAATTCACCCGATGTGTGGAACCGCGGGCACCCCGCCGTGACCAACATGTTTTGGGACGGCCGCGTCGAATTCGATGACGACGCGATACGCGAAGCGCGCTCCTACGACAAAGACGATACGACGATCTATTTCGCTTCCCCCATGGGAGACCGCTTCCCCGACGGCGTCGAAAACCTTCTTGCCGCGCAGGCGCTGTTTCCGATTGCCGGTGTCGATGAAATGCTGGGCCGGCCCGGCGACCACTCAGACCGCGACCTTCCCGATGACCATGCGGAGCTGCCCAACGAATTGGCCCAAGCAGGGGCGGGCGCAAGCGGTCCGGTGCAGCAAAAACGCGTGCAGGAGGCGCTTGTCACGCGGCTCATCGCCCCCCGGCTCAGTGAAACCGTCAGGGACGAGGACGGCGAGCTTGAACTCAAGGAATGGCAGAAAGAATACCGCCGCCTCGCGCGCGCCGCCTACCCCGATACCTCGCTTGACGGGCTCTCCATCGTCGAACTGGTCAACGCCATCGGCCATTTTGAAAAAATCGCCTTCGCCACGCGGCATACGCCGTGGGACGAATATCTCCTCGGCGATGACCTGGCAATTTCCAACGGTGCCAAAGCGGGCGCGCTGGTGTTTTTTGGCAAAGGCAAATGCGCCGCCTGCCATTCCGGCCCGCTGTTCAGCGATTTCGAGTTTCATTCATTGGCCGTGCGCCAAATCGGCCCCGGTAAGAATATCAGCTCGGATGATCTTGGGCGCTTTCACGTCACCGAAGACAAACGCGATCTCTACAAATTCCGCACGCCGCCGTTGCGCAACGTCACGCTCAGCGCGCCCTATTTCCATGATGGCGTCGCCACCACTCTGCACGCCGCCATCCGCCACCATAACGATCCCTTAAACCTCGCCGACGCCGAAAACGCCGACGGCACGCATAGCTGGAATCGGGGCAAGCGCAGCTCGGTCTCCTACATTCTTGCCAGCGGCCTTAAATTGACTGAGGCTGAGATCGACGACTTGATCGCCTTCCTAAAGACTCTGGAAGACGGTCTCGCCGACCGCATGCCCGACATTGTCCCCGCCCGCGTCCCGAGCGGCCTTCCCGTCGCCGCCCTATACAATCGAGAATAA
- a CDS encoding caspase family protein: MTDGTELLAMFPHKDSARWVAWTPAGHYLASPGGDSLAGWHVNRGPDQAADFFSVSRFRNVYYRPDIVRRALDDEDADATETQTADGNIGNLLPPVIASLALTGGAEISAPRVTLELSVRAAVGDTLRAVQVRADGRPIAMLEGDLADLASGTTFEMALTVPRHDSEITVVAEGTRGTVSEAARLNLRWSGGAEDKRPDLYLLAAGVSNYAAEELRLSFAHKDARDFAAILSGQDGRAYGEVHVRILSDAEASGAALRDGLAWLTREARAGDFAALFLAGHGVDDASGRYFFLPHDGDPAHLAETALAYDEIKQALTSLAARSLLFVDTCRAGGIWGRPGEPSSDVVRVVNDLSSPENGVIVFASSTHAQLSLENADWENGAFTEALLEGLSGRADLFGDGEVTVSTLDAYISRRIKKLTAGRQTPAVGKPVEADFPLALISADAAD; the protein is encoded by the coding sequence ATGACGGACGGCACCGAATTACTGGCGATGTTTCCGCACAAAGACAGCGCGCGCTGGGTCGCCTGGACACCTGCCGGTCACTACCTGGCTTCGCCGGGCGGCGATTCGCTAGCCGGCTGGCACGTTAACCGCGGCCCCGACCAAGCCGCTGATTTTTTCTCAGTCAGCCGCTTCCGCAATGTCTACTACCGGCCCGATATCGTCAGACGGGCATTAGACGATGAGGACGCAGATGCCACCGAGACGCAGACAGCGGATGGTAACATCGGAAATTTATTGCCGCCGGTCATCGCTTCGCTTGCGCTCACGGGTGGCGCTGAGATATCCGCACCGCGGGTCACCCTGGAGCTATCCGTGCGCGCCGCCGTGGGCGATACGCTGCGCGCCGTTCAGGTACGCGCCGATGGCCGGCCGATCGCCATGCTGGAAGGCGATCTTGCCGATCTCGCAAGCGGCACAACGTTTGAAATGGCGCTCACTGTGCCTCGCCATGACAGCGAAATAACCGTGGTAGCGGAAGGCACGCGCGGCACGGTGAGCGAAGCGGCGCGCCTTAACCTGCGCTGGTCCGGCGGCGCCGAGGACAAGCGCCCCGATCTCTATTTGCTCGCTGCCGGCGTCAGCAATTACGCCGCCGAAGAACTCCGCCTCAGTTTCGCACATAAGGACGCCCGCGACTTCGCCGCCATACTGAGCGGGCAAGACGGCCGAGCCTATGGCGAGGTTCATGTACGTATTCTCTCCGACGCCGAGGCCAGCGGCGCAGCGCTGCGTGACGGCTTGGCTTGGCTCACCCGCGAGGCCCGAGCGGGTGATTTCGCGGCATTGTTTCTGGCCGGGCACGGCGTCGATGACGCATCAGGGCGCTATTTCTTCCTGCCGCATGACGGCGATCCAGCCCACCTGGCGGAAACTGCCTTGGCCTATGACGAAATCAAGCAAGCGCTGACGTCACTCGCTGCCCGCAGCTTGCTGTTCGTCGACACCTGCCGCGCCGGCGGCATTTGGGGTAGGCCCGGCGAGCCGTCGAGCGACGTGGTGCGGGTGGTCAATGATCTGTCGAGCCCGGAAAACGGCGTGATCGTCTTCGCTTCGTCGACCCACGCCCAACTTTCACTGGAGAACGCCGATTGGGAGAACGGCGCTTTTACCGAAGCCTTATTGGAAGGTTTGTCAGGTCGCGCCGATCTTTTCGGCGACGGCGAAGTAACGGTATCAACGCTCGACGCCTATATTTCCCGGCGGATTAAGAAATTGACGGCCGGCCGCCAGACACCAGCCGTCGGCAAACCCGTGGAGGCTGATTTTCCGTTGGCGTTGATCAGTGCCGACGCGGCGGATTGA
- a CDS encoding phosphoenolpyruvate hydrolase family protein, whose amino-acid sequence MAKFERAALLDKFHAMVKAREPIVGGGAGTGLSAKCEEAGGIDIIAIYNSGRYRMAGRGSLAGLLAYGNANDIVKEMAAEVLPVVTHTPVIAGVNGTDPFVMMEVFLTELKAMGFAGVQNFPTVGLIDGVFRANLEETGMSYSLEVDMIATAHALDMLTTPYVFSAEDAEAMAAAGADLIVCHMGLTTSGAIGAQTSKSLADCVGLIDDWAAAALAVRKDAIILCHGGPIAEPSDAEYILRNCRHVNGFYGASSMERLPTEIALTEQTRKFKNLSF is encoded by the coding sequence ATGGCCAAATTCGAGCGCGCGGCGCTGTTGGATAAATTTCACGCCATGGTCAAGGCGCGTGAGCCAATTGTCGGCGGCGGCGCCGGCACTGGGTTATCGGCCAAATGCGAAGAGGCCGGCGGCATCGATATCATCGCTATCTATAATTCCGGGCGCTATCGCATGGCCGGACGCGGCTCACTCGCCGGGCTACTCGCCTATGGCAACGCCAATGACATCGTCAAGGAGATGGCGGCGGAAGTCTTGCCCGTGGTCACGCACACGCCGGTGATCGCCGGCGTGAACGGCACCGATCCTTTCGTGATGATGGAAGTTTTCCTCACCGAGTTAAAGGCTATGGGCTTCGCCGGGGTACAGAATTTCCCCACCGTCGGTCTGATCGACGGGGTGTTCCGCGCCAATCTGGAAGAAACCGGCATGAGCTATAGCCTGGAGGTTGACATGATTGCGACCGCCCATGCGCTCGACATGCTGACCACGCCCTATGTGTTCAGCGCCGAGGACGCCGAAGCCATGGCCGCGGCCGGCGCCGATCTCATCGTCTGCCATATGGGCTTGACCACGAGTGGCGCCATCGGCGCGCAAACCTCTAAATCTCTCGCTGATTGTGTTGGCTTGATCGATGACTGGGCCGCCGCCGCGCTGGCGGTGCGCAAGGACGCCATCATCCTTTGCCATGGTGGTCCGATCGCTGAGCCCAGTGACGCCGAATACATTCTGCGCAACTGCAGGCACGTCAACGGCTTCTATGGCGCCAGCAGCATGGAACGCCTGCCGACCGAGATCGCCCTGACCGAGCAAACGCGGAAGTTCAAGAATCTGTCGTTTTAG